Proteins from a genomic interval of Xanthomonas sp. AM6:
- a CDS encoding tetratricopeptide repeat protein gives MTVDVRSASLARARALAQAAMRDPDRCDASLADAEALLVIAAGPARDHVDALTCLGAVLCDQAKYREAVGVLQRAARLRSDDRNTYFNLGVALLHCGKRRQAMACFRRAAPLRASPCTWEAYFDPQAQ, from the coding sequence GCCAGGGCGCTGGCGCAGGCGGCGATGCGCGATCCGGACCGTTGCGACGCCAGCCTGGCCGATGCCGAGGCGCTGCTGGTGATCGCGGCCGGCCCGGCCCGCGACCACGTGGACGCGCTCACCTGCCTGGGTGCGGTGCTGTGCGACCAGGCGAAATACCGCGAGGCGGTCGGCGTGCTGCAGCGCGCCGCGCGCCTGCGCTCGGACGACCGCAATACCTACTTCAATCTCGGCGTCGCGCTGCTCCACTGCGGCAAGCGGCGCCAGGCCATGGCGTGCTTCCGCCGGGCGGCGCCGCTGCGCGCATCGCCCTGCACCTGGGAGGCCTACTTCGATCCGCAGGCGCAGTGA
- the cysK gene encoding cysteine synthase A, producing the protein MAIYDNILDTIGHTPIVKLHRLPPEHVSLYVKVEAFNPGGSVKDRLALAIVLDAEAKGLLKPGDTIVEATSGNTGVALAMVAAARGYKFVATMVETFSIERRKLMRAFGAKVILTPAAERGSGMVRKAEELAQQHGWFLARQFANPANPAYHRSTTAAEILRDFAGRRLDHFVSGWGTGGTLTGVGEVLRVARPEVRITATEPAGAALLQGQEWKPHKIQGWTPDFVPEVLNREVYDEVLSVEDGDAIAVSRRLAAEEGIFTGISGGATVATALRVAETAAPGSVILAMLPDTGERYFSTPLFADINEGSDDDWLAGLP; encoded by the coding sequence ATGGCCATCTACGACAACATCCTCGACACCATCGGCCACACCCCGATCGTCAAGCTGCACCGCCTGCCGCCCGAGCACGTGAGCCTGTACGTCAAGGTCGAGGCGTTCAATCCCGGCGGCTCGGTCAAGGACCGCCTGGCGCTGGCGATCGTGCTCGACGCCGAGGCCAAGGGCCTGCTCAAGCCCGGCGACACCATCGTCGAGGCCACCTCCGGCAACACCGGCGTGGCCCTGGCGATGGTCGCCGCCGCGCGCGGCTACAAGTTCGTGGCGACGATGGTGGAGACGTTCTCGATCGAGCGGCGCAAGCTGATGCGCGCGTTCGGCGCCAAGGTGATCCTGACCCCGGCCGCCGAGCGCGGCAGCGGCATGGTGCGCAAGGCCGAGGAACTGGCCCAGCAGCACGGCTGGTTCCTGGCCCGCCAGTTCGCCAACCCGGCCAACCCGGCCTACCACCGTAGCACCACCGCCGCGGAGATCCTGCGCGATTTCGCCGGCCGCCGGCTGGACCATTTCGTCAGCGGCTGGGGCACCGGCGGCACCCTCACCGGTGTCGGCGAAGTGTTGCGCGTGGCCCGCCCGGAGGTGCGCATCACCGCCACCGAGCCGGCCGGCGCCGCGCTGCTGCAGGGCCAGGAATGGAAGCCGCACAAGATCCAGGGCTGGACCCCGGACTTCGTGCCGGAAGTGCTCAACCGCGAGGTCTACGACGAGGTGCTGAGCGTGGAGGACGGCGATGCCATCGCCGTGTCGCGCCGCCTCGCCGCCGAGGAAGGCATCTTCACCGGCATCTCCGGCGGCGCCACCGTCGCCACCGCGCTGCGCGTGGCCGAGACCGCCGCGCCCGGCTCGGTGATCCTGGCGATGCTGCCCGACACCGGCGAGCGCTACTTCTCCACGCCGCTGTTCGCCGACATCAACGAAGGCTCCGACGACGACTGGCTGGCCGGTTTGCCGTAA